The genomic DNA TGGTGCTCGGCTATGCCGACGGCTGCCCCGGGTACTTCCCGACCATGGGGGAGTATCCCCACGGCGGGTACGAGGTGGAGGATGCTCATCGGTACTACGGCATGCCGGGCCCGTTCGCGGCCGGCTCGGCCGAGATCCTGGTGGAGAAGGCGGTGGAGGTATGTCGGGCGCTCGGGTGAAGAAGGCGCCGACGATCGTGGAGATCGCCCACGAGCTCGGCGTCTCTCCATCGACGGTCTCCCGAGCCTTCACTGCCCCGCGTCTGTTGAAACCGGAGACGGTGGAGCGGATCCGGGCCGCGGCCGCTGAGCGTGGCTACGTGCCCAACGTCCACGCCCGAGCGCTCAGCACCGGGGTGCCGCGCACGATCGGTCTGATCGTCCCCGACATCGCGAACCCCTTCTTCCCACCGATGATCCGCGCTGCCCAGCGCACCGCTGAAGAGACCGGCCACACCGTGCTCATCGCCGACACCGACGGCGATGTGGAGCGCGAGAAGCGGACCATCGAACGCCTCACCGCCCAATCCGAGAGCCTCATCATCGCCAGTTCCCGCCTGCCTTCGGCGCAACTGTGCGAGCTCACGGCGAGGCGCAGGGTCCTGTTCATCAACCGCGACGAGCCTGAGACAGCCCGGATCCTGGTGAGTTCGCGGGATGCGCTCGGCCAGTGCATGGCTCGACTGCTCGAACTGGGTCATGAACGCTTCGTCTACGTGGGCGGGCCGGAAGGGTCATGGTCCGACGGTGAGCGGCGCGGCATCGTCGAGGAGTCCCTCGCTGGCTCCGGCGCGACGCTCGAGTCGATGCGGATCCCGAGCGGCACCTACGCCGACACGATGGCAGCCGCCGACCAGATCCTCGCCGGCTCTCCGACCGCCGTGGTCGCCTTCGACGACGTCATCGCCCACGCCGTCATCGATCTGCTGCATGACCGCGGGGTCTCCGTGCCGGGTGCGGTGAGCGTGGTGGGCTGCGACGACACCGTGGCACTGACCACCCAGCCGCCATTGACGAGCATCGCGCTCAAGGTGGCCGACGCGGCGCGGTTGGCCGTGCGGACCGTCGTGGAAGGGCAGGTGAGCGAGATGCTCACGCCCCAGCGGATCGCGCTGCAGGGGGAGCTGGTGGAGCGGGCAACGGTGGCGGCGGTCGGTTGAGTGATCCTCGACCGCGTGCGGTCACGACAGCATGACCTCATATGGCAAGCGACATCGAGCGCTGCGCTCACGCCATCAGACGAGATCGGCGTTCCGTAATGGTCAGGCGTCCTGCGCAGTCAGGCTCGCAGGCGGCAGCCAGTCGGCCCTGAGCAGCTGAGCGACGTCGGTGAGGCCGGCGGTGTCGCCTCCCACGGTGTCGGAGGCGGCGGCGATCCGCTCCACCATCACCTTGGAGACCTGCTCTTCGACGGTGCCCTGGGCGTAGGCGATGTGCCAGGGGGAGACCTGGTGGTCGCGGTGAGTGCGGCCGGTGACCTGCCGGCCCGCGATGCCCGAGAAACGGGCCTGATGGAAGATGCCGACGCGGGGGTCGGTGCTGGCCTGGCGGCCGCCTTCGAGGGTCTCGCCGGCGTGGAGGCTGATCGAGGCGACCGTGGTGAAGACGCAGACCTTCGCCTGCCCGGTCTGGAAGCGCAGCCGCTCGGCCTCGACGTCGAACCGGCCTTGACCGTAGATCGTGGCGACCTCGAGGCCCGAGTCCCGCAGACGCTCGGCGATCGGGTCCGCGGCGGTGCCGACGAACTCGACCGAGCACGCCACCTGTCGCTCGGCCTCGACCTGCTGGGCGATCCAGGCGACCGTGGAGTCCACGCGGATCAGCCCGGCCTTCTGCCGGAAGCGCAGCAGCGCCGCCCGGCCCTTGGCGGTATTGCGGCCGCGCCGGGCGATGTCCATCTCCCGGCAGAACTCTCCCCATTCCGCCTTGTACGCCGCGCGTTCCGTCGGCGTGAGCGTCACCGGCATCCCGGAGATCGGCACCGGCCCCCAGGGGGCGGCGCGGTGCAGCATGGCGGTGGGCTGGCGGTCCTCGAGCCAGCTGCGCACCCGCGAGAGATCCTCCGCCCGACGGGTGGCGTCGGTGGTCCAGGTCGCGCCGTAGCGTCCCCGCTCCAGAGCGATCCCGTGACGCTCGAGGGCGGCGGCGAAGTCGGTGCCGGGCTGCTTCGCCGAGGTCCACTCCGCCATCGGTTCAGCGTGCACCTGTGCGTAGGCGGGCGCGAGGTAGGGCAGCTCGAG from Brachybacterium sacelli includes the following:
- a CDS encoding LacI family DNA-binding transcriptional regulator, with the translated sequence MSGARVKKAPTIVEIAHELGVSPSTVSRAFTAPRLLKPETVERIRAAAAERGYVPNVHARALSTGVPRTIGLIVPDIANPFFPPMIRAAQRTAEETGHTVLIADTDGDVEREKRTIERLTAQSESLIIASSRLPSAQLCELTARRRVLFINRDEPETARILVSSRDALGQCMARLLELGHERFVYVGGPEGSWSDGERRGIVEESLAGSGATLESMRIPSGTYADTMAAADQILAGSPTAVVAFDDVIAHAVIDLLHDRGVSVPGAVSVVGCDDTVALTTQPPLTSIALKVADAARLAVRTVVEGQVSEMLTPQRIALQGELVERATVAAVG
- a CDS encoding helicase; this encodes MLDVPYGTQVEGASWHPTVRMHLFVGRSLPEHLAPYAPGPHTLGRFLENTLNPGDPTPNPQPADDLEPRQNQYEAADAIAACAAAGGRQFLLADEPGVGKTISAVLGASAVGDLRGARRVLVVADRPAAITIGHWCRTITALGDDGLEWVVITWDRLEKVADHPWEVIIADEAHALRRTTTKRWKLWARISGHARPPEKAPFVIATTATPGHTPLELPYLAPAYAQVHAEPMAEWTSAKQPGTDFAAALERHGIALERGRYGATWTTDATRRAEDLSRVRSWLEDRQPTAMLHRAAPWGPVPISGMPVTLTPTERAAYKAEWGEFCREMDIARRGRNTAKGRAALLRFRQKAGLIRVDSTVAWIAQQVEAERQVACSVEFVGTAADPIAERLRDSGLEVATIYGQGRFDVEAERLRFQTGQAKVCVFTTVASISLHAGETLEGGRQASTDPRVGIFHQARFSGIAGRQVTGRTHRDHQVSPWHIAYAQGTVEEQVSKVMVERIAAASDTVGGDTAGLTDVAQLLRADWLPPASLTAQDA